A portion of the Eubacterium maltosivorans genome contains these proteins:
- a CDS encoding HK97 gp10 family phage protein encodes MTKVRAEDFASALVKALKDYTSEIEEDLEDLKEDNATQAVKELKASSPKKTGDYNKGWTKTKEGAGWYVHNRTNYQLTHLLEKGHARRDGGRVPPKVHIAPIEEKYVRTFEDGIIKRFQK; translated from the coding sequence ATGACAAAAGTACGCGCTGAAGACTTTGCATCGGCGCTTGTTAAGGCCTTAAAGGACTATACCTCTGAAATTGAAGAGGACTTAGAGGACCTGAAAGAAGATAACGCCACCCAAGCGGTTAAGGAACTCAAAGCATCCAGCCCTAAGAAAACCGGTGATTACAACAAGGGATGGACCAAAACAAAGGAGGGAGCTGGATGGTACGTGCACAACCGGACGAACTATCAACTTACCCACCTGCTTGAGAAAGGCCACGCCAGACGAGACGGAGGCCGCGTGCCGCCAAAGGTGCATATCGCGCCCATTGAAGAAAAATACGTCCGAACTTTTGAAGACGGCATTATTAAGAGGTTTCAAAAATGA
- a CDS encoding phage tail tape measure protein, whose product MAGSRIKGISIEFNGETKGLDKALKSVNDRAAKVGSELKDVERLLKFDPGNTELIAQKQKLLSDQIAITTEKLSQLKSAESQVEAQFKSGEIGAEQYRGFKREIEATESALNGYINQVTAMVSEQERLATNTKRLETLFKATDSSVEDFADVLGTRTVNAIRNGTASADQLDAAINKIGKAALGSDADLGKMKTALDQVDDGNSIDNVRQDLSKLSESANDTSEQLEDMGETLKGQALMDAADQLSGVGDKIIDIGKNAMETAMEFGNSQQSLQANLGLTADEAEALNGVVKSVFKEGITDSVEEATQAVVLTRQNFKDLNDTDLTNLTNQLLTLSTRTGTDMQENVRGTKQLMNAFGLTAEEAMNLVTAGYQNNLNASDDFMDTLNEYSPLFEEAGFSAEQMLQILKNGMDGGAMNTDKVADAVKELQIRLGDGTFEANMGNFSQATQDTFQEWKNGQATVADVAASIGADLQQMTPTEQQAALSALSSQFEDLGIDASVALFDIGDAFTDVNGKADEMDARSPGEKWQGSLNTLKTALGEIGEKLMIVFQPLLEMLSKVAEWFANLPGPIQTFIVVLGGALALFTLLMPLVASFGIVLTTLGGGLGVAGAAAGGASIGFGALSTSLLPIIGVVLAIVAAITAVILIIQNWGSICDWFSEKIGQLSSWWGETWKGISDTASSWISNAQGTIQGWGESLSNWASGVKESVQSKWSEMCQGVQTATSAAKEVNSSLWGALTSFMKGDTEGMKNNLMNIWNMLPGGIQEKLVNAYNVVRDKFNAIKDAVISPVQNVVDRVREFFGNIKDILSGELPFPKIKLPHFSVNGNFSLNPPSIPHFSVDWYAKGGILTKPTIFGANGNKLLGGGEAGPEAVAPISVLQDYVRMAVAESNDGILKALEKITAMLPFLGVTINYNEPVKSPAEQARQFENLMREFAK is encoded by the coding sequence ATGGCAGGAAGCCGGATAAAAGGGATTAGTATTGAATTTAACGGCGAGACCAAAGGCCTTGATAAAGCATTGAAGAGTGTCAACGACCGTGCTGCCAAAGTCGGCAGTGAGCTGAAAGACGTTGAACGGCTGCTGAAATTTGATCCAGGGAATACAGAATTGATCGCCCAAAAACAAAAGCTGTTGAGTGATCAGATTGCCATTACCACGGAAAAGCTCAGCCAGCTTAAAAGCGCTGAAAGCCAGGTTGAAGCCCAGTTTAAAAGCGGTGAAATCGGCGCGGAACAGTACCGTGGGTTCAAGCGGGAAATCGAAGCGACCGAAAGCGCGCTAAACGGCTATATTAACCAGGTTACCGCAATGGTCTCCGAACAGGAGCGTCTGGCTACCAACACCAAACGCCTGGAAACCTTGTTTAAGGCAACGGATTCCAGTGTGGAGGACTTTGCGGATGTGCTGGGCACCCGAACCGTGAACGCCATCCGAAACGGAACCGCCAGCGCGGACCAGCTGGACGCCGCCATCAACAAAATCGGCAAGGCCGCCCTGGGATCCGATGCGGATCTGGGCAAAATGAAAACAGCACTGGACCAGGTGGATGATGGCAACAGCATTGATAATGTCCGTCAGGATCTGAGCAAACTTTCAGAAAGCGCCAATGACACCAGCGAACAGCTGGAGGATATGGGCGAGACATTGAAAGGACAGGCTCTGATGGATGCCGCCGATCAGCTCTCCGGCGTCGGAGACAAGATTATTGATATCGGTAAAAACGCCATGGAAACCGCCATGGAATTTGGGAACAGCCAGCAAAGTCTACAGGCAAATCTGGGCTTGACGGCGGATGAAGCCGAGGCGTTAAATGGCGTGGTAAAAAGCGTGTTTAAGGAAGGCATTACCGACTCCGTGGAAGAGGCTACCCAAGCCGTTGTTTTGACCAGACAGAATTTTAAAGACCTCAACGACACCGACTTGACGAACCTGACCAACCAACTTCTAACACTGTCAACTCGGACCGGCACCGACATGCAGGAGAATGTCCGAGGCACGAAGCAGCTTATGAATGCTTTTGGCCTGACCGCCGAGGAGGCCATGAATTTAGTGACCGCTGGCTATCAGAACAATCTGAATGCCAGCGATGACTTTATGGATACCCTGAACGAGTATTCGCCGCTTTTTGAGGAAGCAGGATTCAGCGCTGAGCAGATGCTTCAGATTCTAAAAAACGGCATGGATGGCGGCGCCATGAACACGGATAAGGTTGCCGACGCTGTAAAAGAATTACAGATCCGTTTAGGTGACGGGACCTTTGAAGCCAACATGGGGAATTTTTCGCAGGCCACTCAAGACACCTTCCAGGAATGGAAAAACGGCCAGGCCACGGTTGCCGATGTGGCGGCCAGCATTGGCGCCGATCTCCAGCAGATGACCCCGACCGAACAGCAGGCCGCTTTATCCGCTTTGTCCTCCCAATTTGAAGATTTAGGGATTGACGCGTCCGTGGCGCTTTTTGATATTGGCGACGCCTTTACCGATGTGAACGGAAAAGCGGATGAAATGGATGCGCGCTCACCCGGTGAAAAATGGCAGGGAAGCTTAAATACCCTAAAGACAGCCCTGGGCGAGATCGGTGAAAAACTGATGATTGTTTTTCAACCGTTGTTGGAGATGCTCTCAAAGGTGGCTGAATGGTTTGCAAATCTGCCCGGGCCCATACAGACCTTTATTGTTGTTCTGGGCGGAGCTTTGGCTTTGTTTACACTTTTGATGCCTTTAGTCGCATCCTTTGGCATTGTTTTGACAACTTTGGGCGGAGGACTTGGCGTTGCAGGTGCAGCAGCTGGCGGCGCATCCATTGGTTTTGGCGCCCTTTCGACATCGCTGCTGCCGATTATCGGGGTGGTGTTAGCCATTGTCGCGGCCATTACAGCGGTGATCCTCATTATCCAAAACTGGGGTTCTATCTGTGACTGGTTCAGCGAAAAAATTGGACAGCTCAGCAGTTGGTGGGGAGAGACCTGGAAGGGAATCAGCGACACGGCCAGCAGCTGGATCAGCAACGCCCAAGGCACCATACAAGGCTGGGGCGAAAGCCTGAGCAACTGGGCAAGTGGTGTCAAAGAAAGTGTTCAAAGTAAATGGTCGGAAATGTGCCAGGGGGTTCAAACCGCCACGAGTGCAGCCAAGGAAGTGAACAGCAGCCTCTGGGGCGCGCTGACCTCCTTTATGAAAGGCGATACCGAAGGCATGAAAAACAACCTCATGAATATTTGGAACATGCTGCCCGGCGGGATTCAGGAAAAGCTGGTCAACGCGTACAATGTGGTGCGCGATAAGTTCAACGCCATCAAGGACGCGGTGATCAGCCCGGTGCAGAACGTTGTGGATCGGGTGAGAGAATTTTTCGGAAATATAAAAGATATTTTAAGCGGTGAATTACCTTTTCCAAAAATTAAATTACCGCATTTTTCAGTTAACGGGAATTTCAGCCTGAACCCGCCATCTATTCCGCATTTTTCGGTGGACTGGTACGCCAAGGGCGGGATCTTAACCAAGCCGACCATCTTTGGCGCCAACGGTAATAAACTGCTTGGCGGCGGGGAAGCCGGGCCGGAAGCAGTAGCCCCGATCTCTGTGTTGCAGGATTATGTCAGGATGGCAGTTGCAGAAAGCAATGATGGTATATTAAAAGCCCTTGAAAAAATAACTGCCATGCTCCCGTTTTTAGGAGTGACGATTAATTATAATGAACCTGTCAAATCGCCAGCAGAACAAGCCCGACAATTTGAAAATCTTATGCGCGAGTTTGCAAAGTAG
- a CDS encoding major tail protein, with protein MPNTPKEQKVNYGLKNAYFATITEAEDGAFTYGTPIRLPGSVELTLEPRGDMIEFYADDMLYFSAPNNQGYDGTFTLANIPTAFATECLGEVIDETDQVVTEVQGAKPKGFALLFEFDNDIKATRHVLYNCKASRPTVSSSTSTDSVEPGTSELSFVASARPSDRNVKTKTTQGTPAAIYDAWYEKVYEKAVTPPSGS; from the coding sequence ATGCCAAACACACCCAAAGAACAGAAAGTCAACTACGGGCTTAAAAACGCCTATTTTGCCACCATCACCGAAGCCGAGGACGGCGCCTTCACCTATGGTACCCCGATCCGGCTTCCTGGATCCGTTGAGCTGACCTTGGAGCCCCGAGGCGATATGATTGAATTTTACGCAGATGACATGCTGTATTTCAGCGCGCCGAATAACCAGGGGTATGATGGCACCTTTACACTAGCCAATATTCCCACCGCTTTTGCGACCGAGTGTCTGGGTGAGGTGATCGACGAAACCGACCAGGTGGTTACCGAAGTCCAGGGCGCCAAACCGAAAGGCTTTGCGCTGCTGTTTGAATTTGACAATGATATCAAGGCTACCCGCCACGTGCTCTACAACTGCAAAGCCAGCCGGCCAACGGTTTCTTCCAGCACCAGCACCGATTCCGTTGAACCCGGCACCAGCGAACTGAGCTTTGTGGCCAGTGCAAGACCGTCTGACCGGAATGTGAAGACCAAAACGACCCAGGGAACACCGGCCGCTATTTATGATGCATGGTACGAAAAAGTTTATGAAAAGGCGGTTACGCCGCCGTCAGGATCCTAA
- a CDS encoding phage distal tail protein: MEFIYENIRGDTIKIGSNSPYILTEYEGFDMADIEKNTSKGYGQDGVSIQAVNLVPRTPIITGRIQADNAFELEERKEGLLRALRQKEKGTLFCKQANFERKIEGIVEKVKFTYQNSWIFQPFSIYLYCDDPYLTDIADSRIELTSWEGGLRFPFSVPFSLAHRGAPTAKVYNDGHEAVPVTILFKGPADKPKIENITTGEFVAVNKALQDNETLYISTEYGKEYIEIERNGVRTNAYNYINLRSALDMTLALGDNVLKYSSGRSDMTNAVEVRYKRRYLGI, from the coding sequence ATGGAGTTTATATATGAAAATATCCGAGGCGATACCATTAAAATTGGTTCAAACAGCCCTTATATTCTTACAGAGTATGAGGGCTTCGATATGGCTGATATTGAAAAAAACACCAGCAAGGGCTACGGTCAAGATGGGGTGAGCATTCAAGCTGTAAATCTTGTGCCGCGCACGCCAATTATTACAGGAAGAATACAAGCAGATAATGCTTTTGAGCTGGAAGAAAGAAAAGAAGGGTTGCTCCGCGCGCTCCGTCAAAAAGAAAAAGGGACACTATTCTGTAAGCAAGCGAATTTTGAACGGAAAATTGAAGGAATTGTTGAAAAGGTAAAATTCACATATCAAAACAGCTGGATATTTCAACCCTTTTCGATTTATCTATATTGTGACGATCCATACCTTACAGATATTGCAGATTCCCGTATTGAACTGACAAGTTGGGAAGGGGGCTTAAGATTCCCTTTTTCGGTACCTTTCTCTCTAGCACATCGAGGTGCACCGACTGCCAAAGTTTATAACGATGGACACGAAGCGGTGCCGGTAACGATTTTGTTCAAAGGACCAGCAGATAAACCAAAAATTGAAAATATCACAACAGGAGAATTTGTAGCTGTTAATAAAGCTTTACAAGATAATGAAACGTTGTATATTAGTACAGAATATGGAAAAGAATATATCGAAATAGAAAGAAACGGTGTTAGGACCAATGCATACAATTACATTAATCTTAGAAGTGCGCTGGATATGACCCTGGCACTAGGTGATAATGTTTTAAAATACAGTAGCGGGAGAAGTGATATGACAAACGCAGTAGAAGTCCGGTATAAACGCCGATACCTGGGAATCTAA